In Desulfofundulus kuznetsovii DSM 6115, the following are encoded in one genomic region:
- a CDS encoding CdaR family protein, translated as MPRLNWRNLSLQILSLLMALILWVYVTNEQNPLDERPFNVSLRGRGVPDGYLVTGLPSTVNVRAQGSRGQLTTLTPGDFQAVVDLSGITPGENELTVNVSAPPGIRVIQVSPSRVRVQVDRVVEKEVPVAVTFRGEPAAGYSALAATVDPPLVHLKGPERLVNAVTRVTATVDVQGASGTVERSATLTGLPRGVSVFPPVVRVTVPVLAMPVKEVPVEPQVRGTPAAGYRVEEVRVEPDVIRVSAPAPVLEGVQRVNTVPLDVSGVSQDVVRRVGLVAPGNGVVMRPEQVQVTVRLSPLPENPPERTPPEEQNQT; from the coding sequence TTGCCCCGTTTAAACTGGCGCAATCTTTCCCTGCAAATCCTGTCGCTGTTGATGGCCCTGATCCTGTGGGTTTACGTGACCAACGAGCAGAACCCCCTGGATGAACGCCCGTTTAATGTTTCCCTGCGGGGGCGGGGGGTGCCCGACGGTTACCTGGTGACCGGGCTGCCGTCAACGGTGAATGTGCGGGCCCAGGGCAGCCGGGGCCAGCTGACCACCCTTACCCCGGGTGATTTCCAGGCGGTGGTGGACTTATCAGGCATCACCCCGGGGGAAAACGAGTTGACGGTAAATGTGAGTGCTCCACCCGGCATCCGGGTAATCCAGGTGTCCCCCTCCCGGGTGCGGGTGCAGGTGGACAGGGTAGTGGAAAAGGAAGTCCCGGTGGCGGTAACCTTCAGGGGGGAACCCGCCGCCGGTTACAGTGCCCTGGCCGCTACGGTGGACCCGCCGCTGGTGCACCTGAAAGGACCGGAGCGGCTGGTCAATGCCGTTACCCGGGTAACGGCGACCGTTGACGTACAGGGTGCCAGTGGAACGGTGGAAAGATCGGCGACACTCACCGGCCTGCCCCGGGGAGTCAGCGTGTTTCCCCCTGTGGTCAGGGTGACCGTTCCCGTTCTGGCCATGCCGGTAAAAGAAGTGCCGGTGGAACCCCAGGTAAGGGGGACTCCCGCGGCTGGTTACCGGGTGGAGGAGGTAAGGGTGGAACCCGATGTGATCCGGGTATCGGCACCGGCGCCGGTACTGGAAGGTGTCCAAAGGGTAAACACTGTTCCGCTGGATGTCAGCGGGGTCAGTCAGGACGTGGTACGAAGGGTTGGCCTGGTTGCTCCCGGGAACGGGGTGGTCATGCGTCCCGAGCAGGTGCAGGTTACGGTACGCCTTTCCCCCTTGCCGGAAAACCCTCCTGAGAGAACGCCGCCGGAAGAACAAAACCAAACATGA
- the cimA gene encoding citramalate synthase, with protein MAVVEIYDTTLRDGSQGEGVSFSAEDKVKIALKLDKMGFHYVEGGWPGSNPKDMAFFQRIKNHRLSHARIAAFGSTRKPGVPVQEDGNIQSILAAGVSVATIFGKSWDLHVTRALGTTLEENLAMIEESVGYLKSRGLTVIYDAEHFFDGFKANAQYALATLRAAVRGGADRLVLCDTNGGSLPEEIAAIVERVKEEIPVVLGIHCHNDGELAVANTLAAVRAGVTHVQGTINGYGERCGNANLCSVIPNLTLKYGHETIPRSSLAQLTDLSRYVSELANLHPNTHQPFVGASAFAHKGGVHVNAILKDPRTYEHIDPALVGNRRRVLVSELSGLSNLFYKLKELNFNLDASKEETRRFLEEIKELEHQGYMFEGAEGSFELLLRRAYDNYREPFKLESLRVIIELKENSPVYSEAIIKLTVGDQVVHTAAEGNGPVNALDNALRKALEVFYPDIRRMQLTDYKVRVLDEKDGTGAVVRVLIETGDGERSWGTVGVSTNIIEASWQALVDSIAYGLLKNNGR; from the coding sequence ATGGCGGTAGTGGAGATATACGATACCACCCTGCGGGACGGCTCCCAGGGAGAAGGGGTTTCCTTTTCCGCGGAAGACAAGGTCAAGATTGCCCTCAAGCTTGATAAAATGGGCTTTCACTACGTGGAAGGCGGCTGGCCCGGCTCCAACCCCAAGGATATGGCCTTTTTCCAGCGCATTAAAAATCACCGGCTGTCCCATGCCCGCATTGCCGCCTTTGGGTCCACCCGCAAGCCCGGTGTTCCGGTGCAGGAAGACGGCAACATCCAGAGCATCCTGGCCGCCGGGGTTTCCGTAGCCACAATTTTCGGCAAGAGCTGGGACTTACACGTTACCAGGGCCCTGGGGACCACCCTGGAAGAAAACCTGGCCATGATTGAAGAGTCGGTGGGTTATTTGAAAAGCCGGGGATTGACGGTCATTTACGATGCGGAACATTTTTTTGACGGCTTCAAGGCCAATGCGCAATATGCCCTGGCCACCTTACGGGCCGCCGTGCGCGGGGGAGCCGACCGGCTGGTACTGTGCGATACCAACGGGGGAAGCCTGCCGGAGGAAATTGCCGCTATAGTGGAAAGGGTAAAGGAAGAGATCCCGGTTGTCCTGGGCATCCACTGCCATAATGACGGGGAGCTGGCCGTGGCCAACACCCTGGCGGCGGTGCGGGCCGGGGTCACCCATGTGCAGGGGACCATCAACGGCTACGGGGAGCGCTGCGGCAACGCCAATCTCTGTTCCGTTATACCCAACCTTACCTTAAAGTACGGCCACGAAACCATCCCCCGGTCTTCTTTAGCCCAGCTCACCGATCTCTCCCGCTATGTGAGCGAGCTGGCCAACCTGCATCCCAACACCCACCAGCCCTTTGTGGGAGCCAGCGCCTTTGCCCACAAGGGCGGGGTCCATGTCAACGCCATTTTGAAAGACCCCCGGACCTACGAGCACATTGACCCGGCACTGGTGGGCAACCGGCGGCGGGTGCTGGTATCCGAATTGAGCGGGTTGTCCAACCTTTTCTACAAGTTAAAGGAGCTCAACTTCAATCTCGATGCCAGCAAGGAAGAAACGCGCCGCTTCCTGGAGGAAATTAAGGAACTGGAACATCAGGGGTACATGTTTGAAGGCGCCGAAGGGTCCTTTGAACTGCTCCTGCGCCGGGCGTACGACAATTACCGGGAGCCCTTCAAGCTGGAAAGCCTGCGGGTGATCATAGAGCTGAAGGAAAACAGCCCCGTGTATTCCGAAGCCATCATCAAGCTGACCGTGGGCGACCAGGTGGTGCACACGGCGGCGGAAGGAAACGGTCCGGTGAACGCCCTGGACAACGCCCTGCGCAAGGCCCTGGAAGTTTTCTACCCCGACATCCGGCGCATGCAGCTTACCGACTACAAGGTGCGGGTGCTGGATGAAAAGGACGGCACGGGGGCGGTGGTGCGGGTGCTGATTGAAACCGGGGACGGTGAGCGATCCTGGGGCACCGTGGGGGTATCCACAAACATCATTGAAGCGAGCTGGCAGGCCCTGGTAGACAGCATCGCCTACGGGCTGCTCAAAAACAATGGAAGATAA
- a CDS encoding 2-isopropylmalate synthase has translation MSRRVYIFDTTLRDGEQSPGVSLNVMEKLQIARQLARLGVDVIEAGFPITSPGDYEAVKTIAREVRGVTVAALARADFQDIDRAWEAVKEAEQPRIHTFIATSPIHMRHKLRMTEEQVIEAAVAAVKRAKSYVSDVEFSAEDASRSELDFLCRVLEAAIAAGATVVNIPDTVGYATPEEFARFIRDIRQRVPGIEKVVLSVHCHDDLGLAVANSLAAVAAGATQVEGAINGIGERAGNAALEEVVMALYTRRDQFGCITNIRTEEIYRTSRLVSSLTGMPVQPNKAVVGKNAFAHESGIHQDGVLKERTTYEIMNPVMVGISQSNLVLGKHSGRHAFRQRLLELGYELGEEELNKAFQQFKVLADKKKEITDADLEAIVEEELRPVPVTYTLEYLHISTGTTIVPTATVGLKKGDEVFEEAACGNGPVDAICRAVDKVTGIPCVLKSWGINAVTSGKDAIGEVTLKISENGGKTYLGRGISTDILEASAKAYVNAVNRLLWETGRLKDKSCNEVN, from the coding sequence ATGAGCCGGCGTGTTTACATCTTTGATACTACCTTGAGGGACGGGGAGCAATCCCCGGGGGTAAGCCTGAACGTGATGGAGAAATTGCAGATCGCCAGGCAGCTGGCCAGGCTGGGGGTAGACGTGATTGAAGCCGGTTTTCCCATCACTTCCCCCGGGGATTACGAGGCGGTGAAGACCATTGCGCGGGAAGTGCGGGGCGTGACCGTGGCGGCCCTGGCCCGGGCCGATTTCCAGGACATCGACCGGGCCTGGGAGGCCGTTAAGGAGGCGGAGCAGCCCCGGATTCACACCTTTATTGCCACCTCGCCCATTCACATGCGCCATAAGCTGCGCATGACCGAAGAACAGGTAATAGAAGCTGCCGTGGCGGCGGTCAAGCGGGCCAAAAGTTATGTTTCCGACGTGGAGTTTTCTGCCGAGGATGCCTCCCGGTCGGAGCTGGATTTCCTGTGCCGGGTGCTGGAGGCGGCTATTGCGGCCGGGGCTACGGTGGTGAACATCCCGGACACGGTGGGTTACGCCACGCCCGAGGAATTTGCCCGTTTCATCCGGGATATCCGCCAGCGGGTGCCGGGCATTGAGAAGGTGGTGCTGAGCGTGCACTGCCACGACGACCTGGGGCTGGCGGTGGCCAATTCCCTGGCGGCGGTGGCGGCCGGGGCGACCCAGGTGGAGGGAGCCATCAACGGCATCGGCGAACGGGCCGGGAACGCCGCCCTGGAAGAGGTGGTCATGGCCCTGTACACCCGCCGGGACCAGTTCGGTTGTATTACCAACATCCGTACGGAGGAAATTTACCGCACCAGCCGCCTGGTGTCCAGCCTCACCGGCATGCCCGTGCAGCCCAACAAGGCGGTGGTGGGGAAGAACGCCTTTGCCCACGAATCGGGCATCCACCAGGACGGGGTGCTCAAGGAGCGCACCACCTACGAGATCATGAACCCGGTGATGGTGGGGATCAGCCAGAGCAACCTGGTTCTGGGCAAACACTCGGGGCGGCACGCCTTCCGGCAGAGGCTCCTGGAGCTGGGGTATGAGCTCGGCGAGGAAGAGCTCAACAAGGCCTTCCAGCAGTTCAAGGTCCTGGCCGACAAGAAAAAGGAAATCACCGACGCGGACCTGGAAGCCATTGTGGAGGAAGAGCTGCGCCCGGTGCCGGTAACCTATACCCTGGAGTACCTGCACATTTCCACGGGTACGACCATAGTGCCCACGGCCACCGTCGGGTTGAAGAAGGGCGACGAGGTCTTTGAGGAGGCGGCCTGCGGCAACGGCCCCGTGGATGCCATCTGCCGGGCGGTCGACAAGGTCACCGGCATTCCCTGCGTGCTCAAGAGCTGGGGGATTAATGCCGTTACCTCCGGTAAGGACGCCATTGGCGAGGTTACCTTGAAAATTTCCGAAAACGGCGGCAAGACCTACCTGGGCCGGGGCATCAGCACGGACATCCTGGAGGCCAGCGCCAAAGCCTACGTCAACGCGGTCAACAGGCTCCTCTGGGAGACGGGGAGGTTAAAAGATAAAAGCTGTAACGAGGTGAATTAA
- the leuD gene encoding 3-isopropylmalate dehydratase small subunit → MNQLRGKAWKFGDDIDTDAIIPARYLNTSEPRELAVHCMEDADPSFAGRVQPGDIIVAGKNFGCGSSREHAPIAIKAAGVSCVIAASFARIFYRNAFNIGLPIFESPEAAAKIQEGDEVAVDVESGTITNLTRHEQYRATPVPPFMQEIIAAGGLINYVARRLNG, encoded by the coding sequence GTGAACCAGCTGCGCGGAAAAGCGTGGAAGTTTGGTGATGATATAGACACCGACGCCATTATCCCGGCCCGTTACCTGAATACCTCCGAGCCCCGGGAGCTGGCCGTCCATTGCATGGAGGATGCGGACCCCTCCTTTGCCGGGAGGGTGCAGCCGGGGGACATCATTGTGGCCGGGAAAAACTTCGGCTGCGGCAGTTCCCGGGAGCATGCCCCCATAGCCATCAAGGCGGCCGGGGTTTCCTGCGTGATTGCGGCTTCCTTTGCCCGCATTTTCTACCGCAACGCCTTCAACATCGGCCTGCCCATCTTCGAGTCGCCGGAAGCGGCGGCTAAGATCCAGGAGGGTGACGAAGTGGCGGTGGACGTGGAATCGGGGACCATCACCAACCTGACCCGCCATGAGCAGTACCGGGCCACACCGGTACCGCCGTTCATGCAGGAGATCATCGCCGCCGGAGGTCTGATTAACTACGTAGCCCGGAGGTTGAATGGATGA
- the cdaA gene encoding diadenylate cyclase CdaA, translated as MLEQLKALNLDLFNLTSIIDILIVAFVLYRLILLIKGTRAVQLLKGLAVLLVATALSSWLHLYTFHWLLRQAMTALVVALPIVFQPELRRALEKLGGGRFFTSSLIHQGEDDRSRTISQVVRAASLLSRRRIGALIVLERTTGLEEYIDTGIKIDGLVTAELLLNIFEPNTPLHDGAVIIRGDRVASAACLLPLTESPDVARGLGTRHRAGIGVTEVSDALAVIVSEETGIISLAVEGVLARNLDEPALADRLAGAFEPQKGRSLAFLWLRKQ; from the coding sequence TTGCTGGAGCAACTCAAGGCCCTGAACCTGGATCTGTTTAATCTCACCAGTATCATCGACATCCTCATTGTGGCCTTTGTTCTCTACCGGTTAATCCTGTTGATTAAAGGCACCCGCGCGGTACAGCTCCTCAAAGGCCTGGCCGTTTTGCTGGTGGCCACGGCTTTAAGCAGCTGGCTGCATTTATACACCTTTCACTGGCTGCTGCGCCAGGCCATGACGGCCCTGGTGGTGGCCCTGCCCATAGTTTTTCAGCCCGAACTGCGCCGGGCGCTGGAAAAGCTGGGGGGAGGCCGCTTTTTTACCAGCTCGCTCATTCATCAGGGTGAGGACGATCGTTCCCGGACCATCAGCCAGGTGGTACGGGCGGCCAGTCTTCTATCCCGCCGGCGTATTGGCGCGTTGATTGTTTTAGAACGGACCACCGGCCTGGAGGAATACATCGATACGGGCATTAAAATCGACGGCCTGGTGACGGCAGAATTGCTGCTCAATATTTTTGAGCCCAACACCCCTTTGCATGACGGCGCGGTGATCATCCGGGGCGACCGGGTGGCATCGGCGGCCTGCCTGTTACCCCTGACGGAAAGCCCCGACGTGGCCAGGGGATTGGGTACCCGCCACCGGGCGGGGATTGGCGTAACGGAAGTTTCGGACGCCCTGGCGGTGATTGTTTCCGAGGAGACGGGGATCATTTCCCTGGCCGTGGAGGGTGTGCTGGCCAGAAACCTGGACGAGCCTGCCCTGGCCGACCGGCTGGCCGGGGCGTTCGAGCCGCAAAAGGGGCGCTCCCTGGCCTTTTTGTGGCTCCGCAAACAGTAG
- the leuB gene encoding 3-isopropylmalate dehydrogenase, which yields MYRIAVLPGDGIGPEVTAQATRVLAAAGRRFGYEFYFQEGLIGGIAYDATGQPLPRATLDLCRSSDAVLLGAVGGPKWDNLPVHLRPEAGALLPLRKALNVYANLRPAVVFPALAGASTLKPEVAEGLDIVVVRELTGGLYFGEKKREEIPGGQRVVETLVYTTQEIQRVARRAFELARKRKKKLTSVDKANVLESSRLWREVVTDMAREYPDVEVNHMLVDNCAMQLVRNPKQFDVLLTENLFGDILSDEAAQLTGSLGMLPSASLGDGVGLYEPVHGSAPDIAGRQLANPIAAILSGALMLRHSFGLEEAAAAIERAVAAVLEQGYRTADIMEPGKHQVTTTEIGRLIAELVERGELV from the coding sequence ATGTACAGGATTGCGGTTTTACCGGGGGACGGCATCGGCCCGGAGGTAACGGCCCAGGCCACCCGGGTCCTGGCCGCCGCCGGACGTCGTTTTGGATATGAATTTTATTTCCAGGAAGGCTTAATCGGGGGAATAGCCTATGACGCCACGGGCCAGCCCCTGCCCCGGGCCACCCTGGATCTGTGCCGGTCCAGTGACGCGGTCCTTCTGGGGGCGGTCGGGGGGCCCAAATGGGATAACCTCCCGGTGCACCTGCGCCCGGAAGCGGGCGCCCTGCTGCCCCTGCGGAAGGCCCTGAATGTTTACGCCAACCTGCGCCCGGCCGTGGTTTTCCCGGCCCTGGCCGGTGCTTCCACCCTGAAGCCGGAAGTGGCGGAGGGGCTGGATATAGTGGTGGTGCGGGAGCTGACCGGCGGGCTTTATTTCGGGGAGAAAAAGCGGGAGGAAATTCCCGGCGGGCAGCGGGTGGTGGAAACCCTGGTCTACACCACCCAGGAAATCCAGCGGGTGGCCAGGCGGGCCTTTGAACTGGCCCGGAAAAGAAAGAAAAAGCTCACCTCGGTGGATAAGGCCAATGTGCTGGAAAGCTCCCGCCTGTGGCGGGAGGTGGTTACGGACATGGCCCGGGAGTACCCCGACGTGGAAGTCAACCACATGCTGGTGGATAACTGTGCCATGCAGCTGGTGCGCAACCCGAAACAATTCGATGTATTGCTGACGGAGAACCTTTTCGGCGATATCCTGAGCGACGAGGCGGCCCAGCTCACCGGTTCCCTGGGTATGCTGCCCTCGGCCAGCCTGGGAGACGGGGTGGGCTTATATGAGCCGGTTCACGGCTCCGCCCCGGACATTGCCGGGCGCCAGCTGGCCAATCCCATTGCCGCCATCCTTTCCGGTGCCTTAATGCTGCGCCATTCCTTCGGGCTGGAGGAGGCGGCCGCGGCCATTGAACGGGCGGTGGCCGCGGTGCTTGAGCAGGGATACCGCACGGCCGATATCATGGAACCGGGCAAACACCAGGTAACCACCACGGAGATAGGCCGGCTGATTGCCGAACTGGTGGAAAGGGGCGAGCTTGTCTAA
- the leuC gene encoding 3-isopropylmalate dehydratase large subunit, producing the protein MPMTITEKILAAHAGLDRVEPGQLINVRVDLVLGNDITAPVAIKEFRRIGVEKVFDRERVVLVPDHFVPNKDIKSAEQAKILRDFARQQQLTHYFEVGRMGIEHCLLPEQGLVGPGDVVIGADSHTCTYGALGAFATGVGSTDLAAAMALGEIWLKVPESVKFVYYGELQPWVGGKDLILYTIGQIGVDGALYQAMEFTGPAVKTLSMDGRLTMANMAVEAGAKNGIVPPDEITLDYVKGRARRPYRVYQSDPGARYARVYEFDVSRLEPQVAFPHLPSNVRPVSQAGHVEIQQVVIGSCTNGRLEDLRLAARVLQGKKVHPDVRLIVIPGTQEVYRTALKEGLMEIFIDAGAAVSTPTCGPCLGGHMGILAAGERCLATTNRNFVGRMGHPESEVYLSNPAVAAASAILGRIAAPQEVL; encoded by the coding sequence ATGCCCATGACCATCACGGAAAAGATCCTGGCCGCCCATGCCGGCCTCGACCGGGTGGAGCCCGGGCAGCTGATCAATGTCCGGGTGGACCTGGTTTTGGGTAACGACATTACCGCTCCCGTGGCCATTAAAGAGTTCCGGCGCATCGGTGTAGAAAAGGTTTTTGACCGGGAGCGGGTGGTCCTGGTACCCGACCACTTCGTACCGAACAAGGATATCAAGTCGGCCGAGCAGGCCAAAATCCTCAGGGACTTTGCCCGCCAGCAGCAGCTGACCCACTACTTCGAGGTCGGGCGCATGGGGATCGAGCACTGCCTTTTGCCCGAGCAGGGGCTGGTGGGACCGGGGGACGTGGTGATCGGGGCCGATTCCCATACCTGTACCTATGGCGCCCTGGGGGCCTTTGCCACCGGGGTGGGCAGCACCGACCTGGCGGCGGCCATGGCCCTGGGGGAAATCTGGCTCAAAGTTCCCGAGTCAGTTAAGTTCGTCTATTACGGGGAGCTCCAGCCCTGGGTGGGGGGCAAGGATTTAATCCTCTACACCATCGGCCAGATCGGCGTGGACGGCGCCCTCTACCAGGCCATGGAATTCACCGGGCCGGCCGTCAAGACCCTGTCCATGGACGGGCGCCTGACCATGGCCAATATGGCCGTGGAGGCCGGAGCCAAAAACGGCATTGTGCCGCCCGATGAAATTACTCTCGACTACGTAAAGGGACGGGCCAGAAGGCCCTACCGGGTGTATCAGAGCGATCCCGGTGCCCGGTACGCCCGGGTTTACGAGTTTGATGTGAGCAGGCTGGAACCCCAGGTGGCCTTCCCCCACCTGCCCTCCAATGTTCGCCCGGTGAGCCAGGCGGGACACGTGGAGATCCAGCAGGTGGTTATCGGTTCCTGCACCAACGGCCGGCTGGAGGACCTGCGCCTGGCCGCCCGGGTGTTGCAGGGCAAAAAGGTGCATCCCGATGTGCGCCTGATTGTTATCCCGGGAACCCAGGAAGTTTACCGCACCGCTTTAAAGGAAGGTTTAATGGAAATATTTATTGACGCCGGTGCGGCGGTGAGCACTCCCACCTGCGGCCCCTGCCTGGGCGGCCACATGGGCATCCTGGCCGCCGGGGAGCGCTGCCTGGCCACCACCAACCGGAATTTTGTCGGCCGGATGGGCCACCCGGAAAGCGAAGTATACTTGAGCAATCCCGCGGTAGCCGCCGCCTCGGCCATTTTGGGGCGGATTGCCGCTCCCCAGGAGGTGCTGTAA